TTGAAGCCAACGTTGTCCACCAGCGAATACGGCTGGAGGTCAAGGGCGATCATCTCAGCAATGAGACTCGTGATTTTCTTAGCAACCGGGTGAGACTCGTAAAACTTCTCGCTGCCTTCGTCAGAGGCGGCGGCGCCTGCGGAAGGCGGGCCCAGGGGCGCCTGGCCGCCGGGCGAGGAGGGCGGGGCGGCCCAGGCGCCCTCGGGCTTCAGCGCGCCGCCGTGGAAGCGCTGCAGGTGCCGCAGGAGACAGCTGGTGCCCAGGTTCGTCGGCTTCTTGCCCCGGCTGATGGTCCGGCCGCAGTGCAGGCACACCACCTTCGTGGGGTCTGCCGAGCAGATAGAAAAATGGTTCCACAGCTTGGAGGTCTTCTTGCTGTTGACGGGAAACACAGCTTGATGGTTTTTGGCGACCATGGTCGGCAGGTCCGTCAACCGGGAAGATGTTTCGGCGGAAGCCAGGGTGGCGTAGGGTGAGCCGGCCAGGCCGGCCCCCAGGAAGCCCTTCTGGCCCCCGGACACTTCGGGGTGGCGCCTGTAGAGGTGCCGCATGAGGCAGCTGGTGCCCACGTCGCCCCGCTTCCCGCGGCTGATGGCGCAGCCACAGTGCCTGCACACGGCCTTGAGGCTGTCCGTGGGCGCCAGCGAGAAGTGATGCCACACCTCCGACTTCAGCCTCTTCATCACCCTCTTGTTCTGCTGGAACACGGCGCCCGGCTCCCGCGGCCGCGGGCTCGGTGCGCCGCCCGGCTGCGTCTCGGGAGACGACCCCCAGGAGGCCTCGCCCGCGTCAGAGGAGGGGGACGGCGCGCCGCCAGGGCCCCAGATCGAGGGCGGCTCCTCCGCAGGCCGGTCGGGGGAGGAGGCTGCGGAGGCGGGGTCCTGGAGCGCCCTCCCCGGAGACGCCGGCAGGGGGCCGGGCTCCGTGTCGGGAGGCGGCGGGGCGGGCCCCAGGGGCGGCGGCGCGGGGCCGGGAGGCTGTGCGCCAGCCCCCCCGCCGCTCTCCCGCAGCACGATGGCGCGGTGCGCCCGCCACATGTGCCTGATGAGGCAGCTGGTGCCCAGGTCCTTCCCGTTCTTACCGCGGCTGAACTCGTTCATGCAGTGGATGCACACGGCCTTGGAGCTGTCCAGCGGCGACAGGTAGAAGTGCTTCCAGACGGCCGACCTGCGGCGGGACCCGCACGCGCTCCGCGGCAGCGGCGGGTTCTTCTCTGCTCCGTTCTCGGCAGGCTCGCGGCAGTGCAGCGGGGGCGCGTGTGGGGGCTGCCCCGGAGGGCGCTCGTCCCGGCCGTACCTCTCCGAGGCCAGCTTATCGGAGGCAGCCTCCTCGGAAGAAACCGCAGAGCTGGCCTCCTCCTTTAGTTGGAGGGGAGCCGAGCCCTTGGAGGCCGCCCGGGGGACCAGCGGGCCCGTTGAGAAGCCGGGGCACGGGCCCTCGGGGTCGGTGGGCGTGGGAGCGGGGCGTGGCGCAGGGGCGGGGTCCCCCGCCAGCGCGGTGGGGTGCGCCCTCCGCACGTGCCGCATGAGGCAGCTGGTGCTCAGGTCCTTCTCGTTCTTGCCGCGGCTGAACTCCTTCATGCAGTAGGTGCACACGGCCTTGGTGCTGTCCCGCGGCGAGATGAAAAAGTGCTTCCAGGCCGGGGACTTCTTCCTGGAGCCCAGGCCGCGGCCGGAGAGCAGGCTCTGCGTCACGGCCTCCATGGCCACACTGTAGAGGGTGCTGCCGTACTGCGCCAGCAGCGCCCCGTAGTCGTCCTCAGGCTCGGGGGAGGCGCCCCGCCCGGGGGGCTGGCCCGCACAGCCCGCCGCCGGCTCCTCGCTGCGGCCCGCCTGCCTCCCGTCCTCCAGCTCACTTCCAAAGTCCATTCTCTCCACACTGTGACTAGGGGTTTGAGGGTCATCTTCCTCTATTTTCAAGTTTGTATTCTCCGAATCACCTGCCCCTTGGGGACGAGGCTCCCAGCGGTTCTCCATGACTGACCATAACTATTCAGTTCTGGCCAAAGAACTCTTATCTCTTGGGGTGTTTATGAATATGGATAAGCATGAATCTCACTGAGCAGTGGACGGACAAACTCATGAGCGTGTCCCCTCACGGCGCAGACCGTAGTGCTCCCGGAGTTCTCCTGCTAAATGCATCTCGGGGCAGACGTGCGCTCACGCGGGGTGGACCTGCTGGTCTCAGACGCAGGAACGCTGATGACTCTATGGCACGGTGCTCCTTCTGCATCATCTACAACAGATGGAACCAAGTAAGACAAAGGCCTTGCTCACATTTCAGATCCACAGTCATGGATATGTCAGCTTCAGTATGTGTGAGAAAAATTCCACACTGGTCAGGTGAAACAGGAAAGCTTGTTCCTTGCCTTTACAACCTAGTCACAGGATGAAACACCCTCTCCGGTGACCCCTGCTGCCCCGAGCGCCCTGCTTACCTTCTTGGAGTCTCTGCCTCCCTGGGCCATCCCACTGCTCCCACGGACGAGGGGCCTGCGATCTGCCTTCTTCTGATGTCTGCCTAACCAGGCCTGAGGCTgagcatttatttaagaataaaatcctggtggtggtaaaaaaaaaaaaaaaaagaaaatatcctctaaatagacatttccccaaagaagacatacaggtgggccaaaaggcacatgaaaagatgctcaacattgctaataatcagagaaatacaaaatgaCAGTGAGGTACGACCTCACGCTGGTCACAGGGCCATCACCCAAAAGTCCACAAATGATCCGAGGTGGGAGGTGTGGGGAAAGGGAGCCCGGCTCCACTGCTGGCgggatgtaaactggtgcaggcACTACGGgcaacagtatggaggctcctcaaaaatcTACCAACAGAGCTACCACGTGACCcgacaatcccactcctgggcacacatccGGAGAAAACACCAACCTGAAAAGACACAAGCACCCCAGTGCCCACAGCAGCGCCATCCGCAGCAGCCAACACGTGGAAGCAACCCGGACCtccgtcagcagatgaatggacaaagaaggtGTGATACGATATAACGGAGGACTGCTCggccattagaaagaatgaaataatgctactgcagcaacacaaatggACCTAGACATTAACATACTAAACGAAGTCAGACAAAAAAATGTGGTATcaattacatgtggaatctaaaaaaaaacataataaacttacttacaaaacagaaacagactgacagacatacaaaacaaacttatggtcccAGAggtgagagatggggagagggagggaccaGGAGTTCGGGGGCGACACACACACGGTGCCATGCACCCGAAAACGTCAGGAAAGATCACAGAGAGAAAACAGCGAGGGATGTCCATGGCGGCTCAGTggcacagaatctgcctgccagcgcaggggatgcgttcgattcctggtcaagaagatcccacGTGGCTCTAAGCACCTAAGTCCTTggaccacagctcctgagcctgcacacggcaaccactgaagcccacgggtctagagcctgtggtctgcaacAGAAGAGGCCACCGCactgagaagcccactcactgcaaccagcagaagcccctgctctccaagactggagaaagcccacgtgcagcgcCAGGCCCGGCACAgccgaaaataaagtcttttttaaaaagagaaaataccaaGACTTGGTAAGGTCCATCACTGCAATTGCAGCTCTTCTAATTaataggtgggcttccctgctggcgcagtggtaaagaatctgcttgaaaatGTAGGAgcccccagttcaatccctgggtcgggaagatcccctggaggagggcatggcaacccaccccagtattcgtgccgggagaatcccatggacagagcagcctggagggctacagtccgtggggtcacaaagagtcagacatgacttagcaagtaaccGATGAGGTAATCTCCTAACGACTGGTAACACCGAACATTTGACGTCTTCATTTGCTGTTTGCGTCTCTCCACTGCTGAGGCATCGTGCACGTATTTTGCCCATGTTTTCATGGACTGTGTGTTTCCTTATCACTGAGTTCTCCGAGTCCTTCATGTTTGGAGAGAAGCCCTTTATGAGGTATGTAATTccagtctgtagcttgtcttttcatgctTTTAGGTGTTTTCTGAAAGGAAATGCTCTTAATTTTAATCAAATCCAATTtaccagtttgctttttttttaagaatcaaatgttctttaaaaagaaaaagacatatttaTTGGCCCGTGgggtctcagctgcagcatgcGCGCCGGTGCACATTGGCTGTGGTGTGCGGGCCCGGAGCTGCGGCTCTCAGCCTGAGGTGCTTCTCGGCATGTGGGACCTCAGGGcccagaccagggaccgaacccgagTTCCCTGCACTGCACGGCAgcttcttaaccaccagaccatcagggaagtccctggcaatGGATTTGTTTATGGATTATGCTTTGGGAGCTGTATCTAAGAaagattttctcttctgtttgttttatatttagatctttgaaAAACTCAAATTCATTGTTTAGTATATGAATATCTTAATTGTTCAAATACAATTAAGGTGAAAAGATCATCCTTCTCAACAAAAGAACGCCTTTGTAACTGTTAAGGCTCCCTGTGTGTGAAGATGCCTCTGCGTGGCCGCTGCTTACGTGTACAAACACGGGGGAAGTGTGTGTTCAGCACGTCCCGCCCTTTGAGTAAGTGCAGCTCACTCTACGTCAGCGTGTGCCGGTCTGTGCCTGCAGGTCCTGACACAGGGCTCCTGAGGCTCTCGGAAGCTCCCGAGTGACAGGAACACCTTTCGTTCTAGTGAGCTGATGACGGAGGCTCCTCGCCAGAAAGACCACGCCACGGTCAAAAACCAACTCTCAGCCCCCGACCCCCAGGACTGCCTGCAGACTGAGCTAACACTCCTCAGGCCCACATCACGAAACCCCAGCAGAATTCCAACAGCTCGGGGTTTGGGGAACTGCCAGGCTAGCAAAGACACTCACGGGTCCGGAGGGTGACGCACCCCAACTCCATGAGGACAGACGCCCCTGCACTCAGGAGCCTGTGCGTCCTCATCTGGCCGTTCATCTGTGTCCTTTTTCatgtagtgaaagttgctcaatcgtgtccatctctctgtgaccccatggattgtaccctgccagactcctctgtccatagggttctccaggcaagggtactggagtgggttgctgtttccttttccaggggatcttcccaacccggggatcgaacccacatctcctgcactgcaggcagactctttaccgtccgagctatgagggaagccccttcccaTATAATAAACCTGTAAATGTGAGTAAGTGCGCCCTTGCTGCGGGAGCCGCCCCGGCACTTCACTGCGGGAACCTCGGCTTTTAAGCCTCTCAGTCAGAAACACAGGTGACAGTGGGCCTGCCGTTGAGTGGGAGCAGTCTCCTGGGCCGCCCAGACCCCGTGGCTCTGAGCACGACTCCGGGCAGCGATGTCAGGAGCGGACGGAAGGACGGCCGGCTGGTGCCGGACAGCAGCCAGCGTGGGGCGCCGGGCACACATGGCGACCAGACGCGAGGCGCTCTGTGCAGAGCCGGCGGGGGGACACGGAGAGCGCCTCTGCTCACGGGCCATGCGGCTGCAGCTGAGGAAGGGCAGGGCCTGGCAGACTGGGGCAGAAGGAAGGCTACCTCTACACCGCCTACAAAAACATGCTACGTGCTAAAACAAAGAGAGGTTCAAAGCAAAAAGACAGGATGGGTGCAGCGTGCAAGTCCAACCCAGGCCTGGGGGGGCCGTGGCAGTGGCGGCGAGGGGGCGTGAACACAGTGGACCAGAGGGTGCCTTCCGACCTTCCACGTGCACGGAGCAGACCCCGCAGgcctggagggaggtgggatcgCATATCCCTACTCACAGCTAACTGAACAAGcggacagaaaatcagtaaaggtAACAGAAGATATGAAAACATTACCATCAAACTTGGCCTAAATGACATTTATGGAACAGTCCAAATAAATGGAATACATATCGCTTAAAGGTGGGCACAGAGTGTTCATCAAGATAGACTGTTCTCTGGGCAATAAAGCAAATCTCAATAAATTTAcaagaaatgaaatcaaagaacGGTCTCTGAAAAGGAAACTGAATGAGAAATCAACATTAGAACGACACCTGGAAAAATTTGAACTATCTTTAAGTAAGTAAAACTTCTATATGTATGAAGCCAAGGGGTAAGGAAAAAGTCCCAAGGAAAAGTACAGCAAATTTAATcctgaagaaaacaataaaagaaaagatttgaaATCAATTAAATTGGGGGGGAGCGGGGaagaggttgggggtgggtgggccgGAAATCAATGAAACCTAACACTGGTTTTTTGATCCActactatattgtaaagtaattagcctccaactaataaaaataaatgaaaaaaaaaaaaaagaatcttgaaggaaagggaaataaaaatactcaACCTCCTAGtgttacctgaaaaaaaaaaaaaaaaaaaaaaaaacactggtttTTTGGACCAATCAAAAAAACAGGCGAACCTCTACACTgattaataagagaaaaaaaaaaggaaaagacagaaactaCCGATAGCAAGAATGAAAGTGGGTATTACCACCACAGACCTTACAGACACAAAAGACAGTAAGGAGACAGCCGAGTGACTTTATGACGAGAAGCTCAGCAGCTCAGATGAAATGGGTAAAATCTGAAAAG
This genomic stretch from Cervus elaphus chromosome 22, mCerEla1.1, whole genome shotgun sequence harbors:
- the ZBED4 gene encoding zinc finger BED domain-containing protein 4, coding for MENRWEPRPQGAGDSENTNLKIEEDDPQTPSHSVERMDFGSELEDGRQAGRSEEPAAGCAGQPPGRGASPEPEDDYGALLAQYGSTLYSVAMEAVTQSLLSGRGLGSRKKSPAWKHFFISPRDSTKAVCTYCMKEFSRGKNEKDLSTSCLMRHVRRAHPTALAGDPAPAPRPAPTPTDPEGPCPGFSTGPLVPRAASKGSAPLQLKEEASSAVSSEEAASDKLASERYGRDERPPGQPPHAPPLHCREPAENGAEKNPPLPRSACGSRRRSAVWKHFYLSPLDSSKAVCIHCMNEFSRGKNGKDLGTSCLIRHMWRAHRAIVLRESGGGAGAQPPGPAPPPLGPAPPPPDTEPGPLPASPGRALQDPASAASSPDRPAEEPPSIWGPGGAPSPSSDAGEASWGSSPETQPGGAPSPRPREPGAVFQQNKRVMKRLKSEVWHHFSLAPTDSLKAVCRHCGCAISRGKRGDVGTSCLMRHLYRRHPEVSGGQKGFLGAGLAGSPYATLASAETSSRLTDLPTMVAKNHQAVFPVNSKKTSKLWNHFSICSADPTKVVCLHCGRTISRGKKPTNLGTSCLLRHLQRFHGGALKPEGAWAAPPSSPGGQAPLGPPSAGAAASDEGSEKFYESHPVAKKITSLIAEMIALDLQPYSLVDNVGFNRLLAYLKPQYSLPPPAYFSRTAIPGMYEDVKHVIMAHLQEAESGVVHFTSGIWMSSQTREYLTLTAHWVTFEPSARPHCEDHHCSALLDVSQVDCDCSSSSIQEQLECWWEAWVTSSGLQVGITVTDNPSIGKTLNEGARSSVPCFSHTVNLIVSEAIKSQRMVQNLLSTARKICERVQRSPRAKAKLAELQREYGLPPHHLLQDVPSKWSTSFHMLERLLEQKRAVNALSVECDFRELLSCDQWEVMQSVCHALTPFAAASREMSAHVSTLSQVIPMIHILSRRVEMLFQETTGIDAMLRALREAMVSRLSASLHDPRYVLATLLDPRYKASLFSEEEAEQYKQDLIRELETLDPTSEPAPVPNGCEPGSPPRDCAGEESLWALMAKLKKSERGGRPKVPEDVVLAYLEEEVLEHSCDPLAYWSLKRAAWPGLSALAVRFLGCPPSIVPSERLFSTPPENGSFGQSRLLMEHFEKLIFLKVNLPLICFQY